A single Vicinamibacterales bacterium DNA region contains:
- a CDS encoding DUF1697 domain-containing protein, with product MTTYIGLLRAVNLGSHNRIAMSDLREWLVGLGMANAQTLLQSGNMVFGSDARSAAPLEKTLESAAAKQLGLETAFFVRTAKEWQGIIAENPFPKEAKADPGHTVLMCLKDAPPAAAVKALQDAIKGREVVTAKGRHAYFLYPDGMGTSKLTITLIEKKLGTTGTARNWNTVLKLGALTEES from the coding sequence ATGACGACATACATCGGCCTGCTCCGCGCGGTGAATCTCGGCTCACACAACAGGATTGCCATGAGCGATCTGCGCGAGTGGCTGGTGGGCCTCGGCATGGCCAACGCGCAGACGCTGTTGCAGAGCGGCAACATGGTGTTCGGCAGTGACGCCCGCTCGGCGGCGCCGCTCGAGAAGACGCTCGAGTCGGCCGCGGCGAAGCAACTTGGCCTGGAGACCGCTTTCTTCGTGCGCACCGCAAAGGAATGGCAGGGCATAATCGCCGAAAACCCGTTCCCGAAAGAAGCCAAGGCGGACCCCGGCCACACGGTGCTGATGTGCCTGAAGGACGCGCCGCCGGCCGCGGCGGTGAAGGCGCTGCAGGATGCGATCAAGGGCCGCGAGGTCGTCACGGCCAAGGGGCGGCACGCCTACTTCCTCTACCCTGACGGCATGGGCACTTCGAAGCTGACGATCACGTTGATCGAAAAGAAACTCGGTACCACCGGCACGGCTCGCAACTGGAACACCGTGCTCAAGCTCGGCGCACTCACGGAGGAGTCATGA
- a CDS encoding TonB-dependent receptor, whose protein sequence is MSVICFAHPGPQGRRTMRRVVLCTAILFFAVFMTSRAASAQASIAGVVRDGSGAVLPGVTVEASSPALIEKARSVVSDGAGQYRIVDLGPGVYQVTFTLAGFKVVRRADIVLQGNFTATVNGDLQVGSLEESVTVTGATPTVDVTNNTTQFVVNRDILDAIPTPNRNTPARALLLPGTSVTPFVLGQYSMSVHGSNTADMVIAIDGLRVNNLCGSGQYSGFYMNDASIQEVTFTTGAESAEMQNGGLRINSTPKDGGNTFSGTFFAYGAGSQMQADNRSDAVKSAGIPQPGIAYTYQVNPSFGGPIKRDKLWFYFTYKYEDNKTYVASSAFADGSKAFRQAMGNYSAVTRLTWQVSQKDKVRFYLDRQYNGEFYNGFNTLATTSPEASTDAFGLGWVPQLKWTQTTTNKLLLEAGISYYTQDYEQNCRESVQPGDLPRLEQSTGRLTVACGNTIPPYTSWTKSYSSAASASYITGSHAFKTGVTMGWGTNSRAFSSNGQINTLVFNAGLLGAPASASNPVPCTALPCPIAVAVANGPTDAQQKVKSDLGFFVQDTWTIDKLTLNLGGRYDHFNAMVPAQSAAAGPWIQARNFAAIENVPNWNDWSVRAAAAYDVFGDGKTAIKVNASKYIASAAAGYAANFNGMTYSTQVRAWLDFDGNRSLFDAAGNLQRGEVFGGTSNFGQITSRPDPDLLRGYNWEYNASVQHQLMDRLSVTAGFYRRQFFNLDVTDNTNLAVTDWAPFTITAPADTRLADAGSAITMHTLNPTKVGVATDNLRTFSDVNRTIYNGFELSANARFSKLLLFGGITTDRRASTTCDERDNPNSARFCDAVPPFRTTFKMSAAYQLPWEFQLSGSFLAQPGPSVAANYTVTAAIAGRSIIGSTAGATTIAVNLVEPNTVFLDTRKQLDLRLGRTFRFGSRTRIQGFADVFNILNSGTVTRVNETFGANPATNAWMRPTAIMDARYVRFGLQMSF, encoded by the coding sequence ATGTCGGTCATCTGTTTTGCCCATCCAGGCCCTCAAGGGAGACGAACCATGCGTCGAGTCGTGCTGTGTACGGCAATCCTTTTCTTTGCGGTGTTCATGACGTCGCGGGCGGCCAGCGCTCAAGCGTCCATCGCTGGGGTCGTGAGGGACGGGTCTGGCGCCGTACTCCCCGGCGTCACCGTCGAGGCCTCGAGCCCGGCGCTGATCGAGAAGGCCCGCAGCGTGGTGAGCGACGGCGCCGGGCAGTACCGGATCGTCGACCTGGGCCCGGGTGTGTACCAGGTGACCTTTACCCTGGCCGGCTTCAAGGTCGTGCGGCGCGCCGACATCGTGCTGCAAGGCAACTTCACCGCGACCGTGAATGGCGACCTGCAAGTCGGTTCGCTGGAGGAGTCGGTCACCGTCACCGGCGCCACGCCAACGGTTGACGTGACCAACAACACGACGCAGTTCGTCGTCAACCGCGACATTCTCGACGCGATTCCGACGCCGAATCGCAACACCCCGGCGCGCGCACTGCTGCTTCCGGGCACCTCGGTGACACCGTTCGTTCTCGGCCAATACAGCATGAGCGTGCACGGCTCGAACACGGCGGACATGGTGATCGCCATCGACGGCCTGCGCGTCAACAACCTGTGCGGCAGCGGCCAGTACAGCGGGTTCTACATGAACGACGCGAGCATCCAGGAAGTCACGTTCACGACCGGCGCCGAGTCCGCCGAGATGCAGAACGGCGGCTTGCGCATCAACAGCACGCCGAAAGACGGCGGCAACACCTTCTCCGGCACGTTCTTCGCCTACGGCGCGGGCAGCCAGATGCAGGCTGACAACCGATCCGACGCGGTGAAGAGCGCGGGCATTCCGCAACCGGGTATCGCGTATACCTATCAGGTCAATCCGTCGTTCGGCGGCCCGATCAAGCGCGACAAGCTCTGGTTCTACTTCACCTACAAGTACGAGGACAACAAGACCTACGTCGCCAGCTCCGCGTTTGCCGACGGCAGCAAGGCGTTCCGGCAGGCGATGGGCAATTACAGCGCCGTGACGAGACTGACGTGGCAGGTTTCCCAGAAAGACAAGGTCCGCTTCTACCTCGACCGCCAGTACAACGGTGAGTTCTACAACGGTTTCAACACCCTCGCGACCACGTCACCGGAAGCCTCGACCGACGCGTTCGGGTTGGGCTGGGTGCCGCAGCTCAAGTGGACGCAGACCACGACCAACAAGCTGTTGCTCGAGGCCGGCATTTCCTACTACACGCAGGACTACGAACAGAATTGCCGCGAAAGCGTTCAACCGGGCGACCTGCCGCGCCTGGAGCAGAGCACCGGCCGGCTGACCGTGGCCTGCGGCAACACGATTCCGCCGTATACCAGCTGGACCAAGAGCTACAGTTCGGCGGCGTCGGCCAGCTACATCACGGGCTCGCACGCCTTCAAGACCGGCGTGACCATGGGCTGGGGCACCAACTCGCGGGCGTTCTCGTCAAACGGGCAGATCAACACGCTGGTGTTCAACGCCGGCCTGCTCGGTGCGCCGGCCAGCGCCAGCAACCCCGTACCGTGCACAGCCCTGCCATGTCCAATTGCCGTCGCGGTGGCCAACGGTCCCACCGACGCGCAGCAAAAGGTCAAGAGCGACCTGGGCTTCTTCGTCCAGGACACCTGGACGATCGACAAGCTCACGCTCAACCTGGGTGGCCGCTACGATCACTTCAACGCCATGGTCCCCGCCCAGTCGGCAGCCGCGGGCCCGTGGATCCAGGCGCGCAACTTCGCGGCCATCGAGAACGTGCCGAACTGGAATGACTGGTCGGTGCGCGCCGCTGCCGCCTACGACGTGTTCGGCGACGGCAAGACCGCGATCAAGGTGAACGCGAGCAAGTACATCGCGTCGGCCGCGGCCGGTTACGCCGCCAACTTCAACGGGATGACCTACTCGACCCAGGTCCGCGCGTGGCTCGACTTCGATGGCAACCGCTCGCTGTTCGATGCCGCCGGCAACCTCCAACGCGGCGAGGTGTTCGGCGGCACGTCGAACTTCGGCCAGATCACCAGCCGCCCGGATCCCGACCTGCTGCGCGGCTACAACTGGGAATACAACGCGTCGGTGCAGCATCAGCTGATGGATCGCCTGTCGGTCACGGCCGGCTTCTACCGGCGCCAGTTCTTCAACCTGGATGTCACCGACAACACCAACCTGGCGGTCACCGACTGGGCGCCCTTCACGATTACCGCGCCCGCCGATACGAGGCTTGCCGATGCCGGTTCGGCGATCACCATGCACACGCTCAACCCGACGAAGGTCGGCGTCGCCACCGACAACCTGCGGACGTTCTCGGACGTGAACCGCACCATCTACAACGGCTTCGAGCTGAGCGCCAACGCGCGGTTCAGCAAGCTGTTGCTGTTCGGCGGCATCACCACCGATCGCCGGGCCTCGACGACCTGCGACGAGCGCGACAACCCGAACAGCGCGCGCTTCTGCGACGCCGTGCCGCCCTTCCGCACCACGTTCAAGATGTCGGCTGCCTATCAACTGCCGTGGGAGTTCCAGTTGAGCGGCTCGTTCCTGGCCCAGCCGGGGCCGAGCGTCGCCGCCAACTACACGGTGACCGCGGCCATTGCCGGCCGGAGCATCATCGGCTCGACCGCGGGCGCCACCACGATCGCGGTCAACCTGGTCGAGCCCAACACCGTGTTCCTCGATACGCGGAAGCAGCTCGACCTGCGCCTCGGCCGCACCTTCCGGTTCGGCAGCCGCACCCGGATCCAGGGCTTTGCCGACGTCTTCAACATCCTGAACTCGGGCACCGTGACCAGGGTCAACGAGACCTTTGGCGCCAACCCGGCGACCAATGCGTGGATGCGGCCGACGGCGATCATGGACGCGCGCTACGTCAGGTTCGGGTTGCAGATGTCGTTCTAG
- a CDS encoding C39 family peptidase → MARGAGSIASALVVLLVCAPGAVASGRLQPAAGARVVEEGSARLLDVPFLPQTEDLCGGAAVAMVLRYWGERQVYPEDFAALVDRGASGIRTDILTAEVTRRGWQSFPFSADQEGSGGWVRGHVDRGRPIVALIEVSPNRYHYVVIVAWTGTQVIVHDPARAPFRVMSHAEFERGWAAAGRWAWLLLPRYDTASPAAGSVAPILTDAVPAAGTCGQLIRTLVELARTDAGAAAAGLLTATQLCPLDPAGWRALAGVRFLQSRWAEASDLAERAARLDPGDDQGWNLLATSRFLNDEPDAALGAWNRIGRPPIDLIHVTGLSRTRQPVVIDLVDLPARALLTPARHRRAARRLHELPSAVLTRLSYRPLPGGLVEIDAVVVERPTVPRGVARIAAAAATAWLHRELRLDVAAPTGSGELLTVAWRWWEARPRLAMTLAVPAVSWLPGVTTIEGSWERQAYATPAIAQDERRRGGVSVADWATGSVRWRTGVALDRWAHDSHVSADAAIDVRLAADRVSIGVDAAGWLPLGSTARFARGGVSSAWRSTRESGRASWTVTAGIAAASAAAPFDLWPGAGTGHARAPLLRAHPLLDAGVVTGPAFGRRLAHGTVEYQHPLLATPAGSIRLAAFADTAKPWRQAGLVERGSWHADVGAGLRLALPGGAGTLRVDVARGLQDRRTVLSAGWQAPWPGRSP, encoded by the coding sequence ATGGCTCGCGGCGCGGGTTCCATCGCGTCAGCGCTGGTGGTGCTGCTCGTGTGCGCGCCCGGCGCGGTGGCCTCGGGTCGCCTCCAGCCGGCCGCGGGGGCCCGCGTTGTCGAGGAAGGCAGCGCGCGTCTGCTCGACGTGCCGTTCCTGCCGCAGACGGAAGACCTCTGCGGCGGCGCCGCCGTGGCGATGGTGTTGCGGTACTGGGGCGAGCGCCAGGTGTACCCCGAGGACTTTGCCGCGCTCGTTGATCGCGGCGCCTCGGGGATTCGCACCGACATCCTCACCGCGGAGGTGACCCGGCGCGGGTGGCAATCGTTCCCGTTCTCCGCGGACCAGGAGGGGAGCGGCGGCTGGGTTCGCGGGCACGTTGACCGCGGGCGCCCAATCGTGGCGCTCATCGAAGTGAGCCCGAACCGCTATCACTACGTCGTGATCGTCGCCTGGACGGGCACCCAGGTGATCGTGCACGACCCGGCGCGCGCGCCGTTTCGCGTGATGTCTCACGCCGAGTTCGAGCGGGGATGGGCGGCGGCCGGCCGGTGGGCCTGGCTGCTGCTGCCGCGGTACGACACGGCCTCACCCGCGGCTGGTTCAGTCGCGCCCATCCTGACCGACGCCGTGCCCGCCGCCGGCACCTGCGGGCAACTGATCCGCACCCTCGTCGAACTCGCACGAACCGATGCCGGCGCGGCGGCGGCGGGACTGCTCACCGCCACGCAGCTGTGCCCTCTCGATCCGGCTGGATGGCGCGCGCTCGCCGGCGTCCGGTTCCTCCAGTCGCGATGGGCCGAGGCCAGCGATCTGGCTGAACGCGCGGCCCGCCTCGATCCGGGCGATGACCAGGGCTGGAACCTGCTGGCCACCAGCCGCTTCCTCAATGACGAGCCCGATGCGGCGCTCGGCGCCTGGAACCGGATCGGCCGTCCGCCGATCGATCTCATTCACGTGACGGGCCTGAGCCGGACCCGCCAGCCCGTCGTGATCGATCTTGTCGATCTGCCCGCCCGTGCGCTCCTGACACCGGCGCGGCATCGTCGCGCCGCGCGCCGGCTACACGAGCTGCCGAGCGCGGTCCTCACCCGCCTCAGCTACCGTCCGCTCCCTGGAGGGCTGGTCGAGATCGACGCGGTGGTGGTTGAACGTCCCACCGTGCCGCGTGGCGTGGCGCGGATCGCGGCGGCGGCCGCCACGGCCTGGCTGCACCGCGAGCTTCGCCTCGATGTCGCCGCGCCGACCGGAAGCGGCGAGCTCCTGACTGTTGCATGGCGATGGTGGGAAGCCCGCCCGCGTCTCGCCATGACGTTGGCCGTGCCCGCGGTCTCGTGGCTGCCGGGAGTGACGACGATTGAAGGGTCCTGGGAGCGGCAGGCGTACGCCACGCCTGCGATCGCGCAAGACGAACGACGGCGCGGTGGCGTGAGCGTCGCGGACTGGGCGACCGGCAGCGTGCGCTGGCGAACGGGCGTCGCCCTGGACCGATGGGCGCACGACAGCCACGTCTCGGCCGACGCCGCGATCGACGTGCGACTGGCTGCCGATCGCGTGTCGATCGGCGTGGACGCGGCGGGATGGCTGCCGTTGGGATCGACGGCGCGGTTCGCGCGCGGCGGCGTGTCGTCCGCCTGGCGATCAACCCGCGAGAGCGGCCGTGCGTCGTGGACCGTCACCGCCGGGATCGCCGCCGCGAGCGCCGCCGCGCCATTCGATCTGTGGCCGGGTGCGGGAACGGGACACGCGCGCGCGCCGCTCCTGCGCGCGCATCCCCTGCTGGATGCCGGCGTCGTCACCGGACCGGCGTTCGGGCGCCGGCTGGCGCACGGCACGGTGGAGTATCAACATCCGCTGCTGGCGACCCCGGCAGGGTCGATCAGGCTGGCCGCGTTCGCCGACACAGCGAAGCCCTGGCGCCAGGCCGGCCTTGTCGAACGCGGGTCGTGGCATGCGGATGTGGGAGCTGGATTGCGACTGGCGCTGCCTGGCGGCGCCGGCACCCTGCGAGTCGATGTGGCGCGCGGGCTGCAGGACCGGCGAACGGTCCTGTCCGCCGGCTGGCAAGCGCCGTGGCCCGGACGGTCACCGTAG
- a CDS encoding M20/M25/M40 family metallo-hydrolase: MTHLHSMLIRSLLVATFAGLPAMAAGQGVRPDADPRVQKIVASVSQERLQQLLARLVSFGTRETLSNQDGTTRAIGGARQWIFDEMKRSSPRLQVSFDTHQIAPQGRITRQVELRNVMAVLPGKSPRRIYVSGHYDSLNLGDRGQAGLNTGGGGNPQATAEFNHDAEAPGANDDGSGTVLTMELARVLAESGIEFDATLVFICWAGEEQGLIGSAAHAQDLVANKAVVEAMFNNDIVGNSHGGNGVVDAESVRVYAVGPEDSMARSLARYIARAAGTYVPSHQIRVMAREDRFGRGSDQSSFTQAGFPAIVFREANENFSKQHSARDTIDGVDFAYLAQNARVNAAGVASLGLAPPAPKVTGERGQNLLSRGTSGYDADMRWAASPGAVAYRIYWRDTWSNDWQRQQTIGNVTQFVLPNVSIDDFVFGVAAIGADGLESLVSAYVSPVRRSTEVKVVK; encoded by the coding sequence ATGACTCACTTGCATTCGATGTTGATCCGCTCGCTGCTGGTTGCCACGTTCGCCGGGCTGCCGGCGATGGCTGCCGGCCAGGGCGTTCGCCCCGATGCCGACCCGCGCGTCCAGAAGATCGTCGCCTCGGTGTCCCAGGAGCGGCTCCAGCAACTGCTGGCCAGGCTGGTCAGCTTCGGCACCCGCGAGACGCTGTCAAACCAGGACGGGACCACCCGCGCCATTGGCGGCGCGCGGCAGTGGATCTTCGACGAGATGAAGCGGTCGAGTCCCCGCCTGCAGGTGTCGTTCGACACTCACCAGATCGCGCCACAGGGCCGCATCACGCGCCAGGTGGAACTGCGCAACGTGATGGCCGTGCTGCCGGGCAAGTCGCCGCGCCGCATCTACGTCAGCGGCCACTACGATTCGCTGAACCTCGGCGATCGCGGCCAGGCCGGCCTCAACACCGGCGGTGGCGGCAACCCGCAAGCGACCGCGGAGTTCAACCACGACGCCGAGGCGCCTGGCGCCAACGATGACGGCAGCGGCACGGTCCTGACGATGGAGCTGGCGCGCGTGTTGGCGGAGAGCGGCATCGAGTTCGATGCGACGCTGGTGTTCATCTGCTGGGCCGGCGAGGAGCAGGGCCTGATTGGATCGGCGGCGCACGCCCAGGACCTGGTGGCGAACAAGGCCGTGGTCGAAGCCATGTTCAACAACGACATTGTCGGCAACAGCCACGGCGGCAACGGCGTGGTCGATGCCGAGAGCGTACGGGTCTACGCGGTGGGCCCCGAGGATTCGATGGCGCGGTCACTGGCGCGATACATTGCCCGCGCGGCGGGCACCTACGTGCCGTCTCACCAGATTCGCGTGATGGCTCGCGAAGATCGTTTTGGCCGCGGCAGCGACCAGTCGTCGTTCACCCAGGCTGGCTTTCCCGCCATCGTGTTTCGCGAGGCGAACGAGAACTTCAGCAAGCAACACTCGGCCCGCGACACCATCGACGGCGTCGACTTCGCCTACCTGGCGCAGAACGCGCGAGTGAACGCCGCCGGCGTCGCGTCACTGGGCCTGGCGCCGCCGGCGCCGAAGGTCACGGGCGAGCGCGGCCAGAACCTGTTGTCACGCGGCACCTCGGGGTACGACGCCGACATGCGCTGGGCCGCATCGCCCGGGGCGGTGGCCTATCGCATCTACTGGCGCGACACCTGGTCCAACGACTGGCAGCGCCAGCAGACCATCGGCAACGTCACGCAGTTCGTGCTGCCCAACGTGTCGATCGATGATTTCGTGTTCGGGGTGGCGGCGATCGGCGCCGACGGCCTCGAGAGCCTCGTCAGCGCCTACGTCTCGCCGGTGCGGCGATCCACAGAAGTAAAAGTGGTCAAGTAA
- a CDS encoding GNAT family N-acetyltransferase: protein MSTPAWSLRRLHVVDDAQIEALADVLIDCVEGGASVGFMLPLTRERALAFWRRVAGDVAAGRRALMVAEDAQGMCGTVQLIFDLPENQPHRADLAKMQVHRRARRQGLGAALMRAAEDTARECGKTLLVLDAVTDGDAARLYERLGWVRVGDIPSYALFPGGGFCSTTYFYRDLSH from the coding sequence GTGAGCACACCAGCCTGGTCACTGCGACGCTTGCACGTGGTGGACGACGCGCAGATCGAGGCGCTCGCCGACGTGCTGATCGACTGCGTGGAGGGCGGCGCGTCCGTGGGCTTCATGCTGCCGCTGACTCGCGAACGTGCGCTGGCGTTCTGGCGGCGCGTGGCCGGGGACGTGGCTGCCGGGAGGCGCGCGTTGATGGTGGCGGAGGATGCGCAGGGGATGTGCGGCACCGTGCAGTTGATCTTCGACCTGCCCGAGAACCAGCCGCACCGCGCCGACCTCGCGAAGATGCAGGTGCATCGTCGCGCCCGCCGCCAGGGCCTGGGCGCCGCGTTGATGCGCGCCGCCGAAGACACCGCCCGCGAGTGCGGCAAGACCCTGCTGGTGCTCGACGCGGTCACCGATGGCGATGCCGCGCGGCTGTACGAGCGACTGGGATGGGTGCGGGTGGGCGACATCCCGAGCTACGCCCTGTTTCCTGGGGGCGGGTTCTGCAGTACCACCTACTTCTACCGCGATCTTTCACATTAG
- a CDS encoding PA2779 family protein, whose amino-acid sequence MRFPHKVVTLFLLPVFLISSPAFAQQARVVDASAMDQALADRAASERTQRDLVRRVLDRSDAREMAARFGLSVEQASTAVATLSGAELNTVAQHASAVETNALAGGANTVVISVTTLLLILIIVILLAK is encoded by the coding sequence ATGCGATTCCCGCACAAAGTCGTCACTCTCTTCCTGCTCCCGGTGTTTCTCATCTCGTCGCCGGCGTTCGCCCAGCAGGCCCGCGTCGTTGACGCATCGGCCATGGATCAGGCGCTTGCGGACCGGGCCGCCTCCGAGCGCACCCAGCGCGACCTCGTGCGCCGCGTGCTCGACCGGTCCGACGCCCGCGAAATGGCCGCCCGTTTCGGGCTGAGCGTCGAGCAGGCCAGCACGGCGGTTGCCACACTCTCGGGCGCCGAACTGAACACCGTGGCGCAGCACGCGAGCGCCGTCGAGACCAACGCCCTCGCCGGAGGCGCGAACACCGTCGTCATCTCGGTGACCACGCTGCTGCTGATCCTGATCATCGTGATCCTGCTCGCCAAGTAG
- a CDS encoding peroxiredoxin, with translation MRMKSWLKVGLGAVLSLVTSSATMAQAPAELKVGDMAPAFSAPGSDGKTHTLAESKGKQAVVLAWFPKAFTGGUTAECKSLRESGDLIRQYNVAYYMISVDTLEDNTKFAKMHEADYPILSDVSKEIANKYGVLNAGGFARRWTFYIDADGKILHIDNAVKAGSSGPDMVAKLAELKIAKRK, from the coding sequence ATGCGTATGAAGTCATGGCTCAAGGTCGGCCTCGGCGCCGTCCTGAGTCTGGTGACGAGCAGCGCGACGATGGCCCAGGCACCAGCGGAATTGAAGGTTGGTGACATGGCCCCGGCGTTCTCGGCACCCGGTTCGGATGGCAAGACCCACACGCTTGCGGAGTCAAAGGGCAAGCAGGCGGTGGTACTGGCGTGGTTCCCGAAGGCCTTTACCGGTGGTTGAACGGCCGAATGCAAGTCGCTCCGTGAGAGCGGCGATCTGATTCGGCAGTACAACGTCGCGTATTACATGATCAGCGTGGACACGCTGGAGGACAACACCAAGTTCGCCAAGATGCACGAGGCGGACTATCCCATCCTCAGCGACGTCAGCAAGGAAATCGCCAACAAGTACGGCGTCCTCAACGCTGGCGGCTTCGCACGGCGGTGGACGTTCTACATCGACGCGGACGGCAAGATCCTCCACATCGACAACGCCGTCAAGGCCGGTTCGTCTGGACCGGACATGGTCGCCAAGCTCGCCGAGCTGAAGATCGCGAAGCGGAAGTAG